Within the Miscanthus floridulus cultivar M001 chromosome 17, ASM1932011v1, whole genome shotgun sequence genome, the region GGCCCCAGCAGCCGCCGCAGCCGGGCCCGCGCGGCAAGATCTAAGCTCAGCTCCTTCATTTGCATTGCATGGTCTAGTAGTAGCTTGCTTTGTACTGCTAGCTCCGGTCGGTCGCACTCCACTCGCCATGGATCATCATCCCTGACTGTTACGCTGTTCATAACTTGGTATATTTTGTGATGCTGGTATTGTGTACTCTTTGGCATACGATTAAAATAGCCTTTTATctatgtgccattataaaagatcacaattacttgaaaaataaaaaatggtGTTGTGTGCCTCGTATAACCTGCagataatatgtttttatgtcaTCTTTGTTATTATGGGACTGGGCCTGTTTTGTTGGTTCCAAAACTCGTCCAACCAAAATCAAGACATGCCAAAATTAGGACGAAAAAAATAGGTTACCATGATTTTGGCCGTATATATTGgtattgccaaaaaaaattttgTAATGAATCAATTAATAGCCAAAGTTTATAGGTTTATCTTAATTTTGGTTGGTGTTGGCGTTTCTTAGCGTCACCACTAGGATTGATGTTTCCTAGCAATGGTACCAGAAACAACAGAGTTCAGAATCTGAGAATCTGTGCTTCTAACAGATTCTAGAATCTTTTCTTCTTTTGTAAAATCACTTGCAGGACCTACTCCCCCTAGTCCAGCAGGTACATCTGTCGAACTGACCACTGACTCGTTCTGCAAATGTGAATCATGCGCTGCAGTTATGGACTTTGACGTTAGGTCTTCACGTTGCTCCATTACATTATCCTCCTgtgtaagcctgggcaaaatacccgatacccattacccgtacccaaattacccgaacccggacccAAATTACCCGAACCCAAGGTACCCGATcctaaattcggatagcgattttgattacccgaaattagtttgggtaattcgggtaatatcccccggtacccaaactacccgaactacccaaagatttgttttgtctttgtattcatcatgtgttgttagctgaaccatttaacttatcactttattagaatataattctctctatttgaatgagtgactgtaatatattattctctacaaattgctattgaaattctatacaaattgctgctgaaattatgtatagatcgctactgaaatttagtgtagtttgttgttttctgtaaatttgggtatatcgggtaatacccgaacccgaattatcgggtacccgaatttgcgggtagtgtttttttggagataatatcgggtagcaatttttattacccgaattttaaattacccgaattacccgacccgaaaaaatcggctaacccgaacgcccaggcttactCCTGTGCAACAACAGATGCTTCCCCTGCCTCCATCTTATTGCTTTCTTCCTCACTTTTTTCGGTATTAATATCGCCATCATGTAATTTGACTTCAAGATGAGTAACTCTATCTACTGTATCGCTATTCTCTAGTGGGCCACTAAGTTCTTTTGGGGCATCATATTCTTGAGCAATCTTGTCCTCAGCTTCAGTTATATTATCTGAACTAGCTAGCGTGGATTCTGCTGGTTGTGACTGAGAGGAGTTCCCATCAGATGTGTCTTCCTTTCCTGTATgaatagattcccctgttttggtgTCACCTGATTTATCTATTTTGGTAGGCGAAGAAGATGCACTACCATCAGGTAAGTCTCCGGCAGACTCTCTAAGCTGATTTGGCTCTGCTTCATCACTGGGACCAGAATGTTTGCTATCTTGATGGTCCTGGTTTTCTTCCACTGTTGAAGGATGTCCTGGAGATTGTGATGTTTCTGGTGGTTCACCATCACCCACCTTAGATGCAGGGGCCTCAGTGGAGCCATCAATTTTTCCTTCTGCTACTGAAGGATGTGTTGGAGTTTGTGGTGTCATAGACTGCTCAGAAACATCTGCCTTAGAAACAGGTGACTCATTGGAGATACTATGAGCTTCTTCCGATTTTGAAGGGTGTTTTGGAGATGTTGTTCCTGTTACTTCAGAAGGATCTACCTCAGATATCTGTTTCTTAGTTGGGGTGCTATGATTTTCTTCCTCTGCTGACAGATTCTTTGGAGATTGTGGCTTTTCTGATACCTCAGTGCCATCCTCCTCACCATTGTGTCCCATGAAAGCCATGACAGGATTGAAGAATCCTATTCTATCAGAGTTGGATGTCCGCGACCCTGATGCTGCATTACCAAAAAACATTTTATTTGAGCACGCAGATGGCCATGTAATAAAAAATACAATGCTTCCATTGGGAAGCTCTTAGCCAGCACTAGCAATCAGTGAAAAACAGGCATGCATAAAGTCATTGCTTGAACCGCCTAAACCAATCAATCCTACGGATATCAGTAACTCAGACAGAGTGAAAAAAGTGTTACAGTTCCAACACTTGTAAGAGGACATAAGTTTGAAAATATGCCTAGACCAATCAATAGTACAGGATTCAACAGACTAATAAACTGAACTTTGACTAAACGTGGAAAATAAACAGATGATAGGCGCATTTTTTTTGTCAAAATCCAGTGATACTAATCAATGAACACATTTCATTCTCCACAAACACGGATCTGCCAAATATCAATTGAACATAACCACTAACACCATTGACCACCCCATCACAGTGACATATCAACAGTTACAATGTTAATACACAGGCTACCACGCACCAATGCACCCCCAATACACTGAATTAGGCGAATGGCAGGACACAGAAGGTTGTAGCATTAGTGTCTCCATGTCGTACGTACCTTCCTCATCGTCGCGCTTCTCCTCTAGGCCGAGCGCGCTGTCGAAGTTCTTCACGCTCTCGCTGATCTTGTTGACGGCTCCGGCGATGTCCTGCAGGCCGCCGAGCGATACCTTCCCGGACCACCACGCCATCCCTGTCCCCGGCCTCCGATCGCCACCAGCCCACGGCCTCCACCACCGCAGCTGGCGCCCTAGATCTCGGGCATAGATCTAGTGACCCGCGCAGCCAATCCACCGCCCACACGCAGAGACGCGGGCGCGCGGGCGGGAGCGGGATCTGGCCACCGCAACCTCGCCTCGCTGACTAAATCAGCTGAAACTACGAGGGGCGGGGACGGGGGGCGAGCCGACGCGGACGCGGAGGCGGGCGCGGTAGTGGAGGAAGCTCTTCGGCGAGCTCCCGCCGTGCGGTGACGACTGGCGAGGCGGGAGGGGAGATGTAGCTGCGGGGGGCTGGAGTGCGTAGGGTTGGGTTGGGTCGGGGAGCACGACGGAGAGGGGGAAGAGAGTGCGTTTGGCCGTTGGCGCGTGGGGGCGCCGCGTCGGCGTCGGTGATCGCCCGCCCGCGCGCGCGCCCGCCT harbors:
- the LOC136516071 gene encoding uncharacterized protein, with the translated sequence MAFMGHNGEEDGTEVSEKPQSPKNLSAEEENHSTPTKKQISEVDPSEVTGTTSPKHPSKSEEAHSISNESPVSKADVSEQSMTPQTPTHPSVAEGKIDGSTEAPASKVGDGEPPETSQSPGHPSTVEENQDHQDSKHSGPSDEAEPNQLRESAGDLPDGSASSSPTKIDKSGDTKTGESIHTGKEDTSDGNSSQSQPAESTLASSDNITEAEDKIAQEYDAPKELSGPLENSDTVDRVTHLEVKLHDGDINTEKSEEESNKMEAGEASVVAQE